A stretch of DNA from Lotus japonicus ecotype B-129 chromosome 4, LjGifu_v1.2:
TCCAGACTAAATGTTTTTACAATTAAAGCTTCTAAATGATATTTTGTGAGCAAAATGATTTTGATGGAATGGTAAATGGATAGCTTAATGTCATGAAATTACTTTTATATACTTACACAATACAATACTGCTTCTCTCTGTTGTAGCAAACTGATATCATGTCTTCAACAAAGATACCTGACAAATGAAGCTGCCACCCGTTGTGCTAGCGTGTAATTTATTTACGgctgaaaataaagaaatatattATCCAGCTCCTCTTCTTGACTTATGGATTAAGAGCACTCAACCACCCCATAATTCTCCCTCAGGTCAGTAtagagtttctctctcatttGGGGGGTGATTTAAATTAGTATTAGTCAATATTGAGAACCTACTCAACCCCTACAAGGAGAAGATTAAGCCGAGGTAACAAACATCCTCATTTTATGCAGAAAGGAATCCAACACACTATCCTCCAGAGCCATCATTTTCATCACCTCCAGCAGGACCTAATGAAGATCTCATGGTATATGTCAGTCTCAACCATCAATCTTTTTTATAAGTTTTCCTTATTGTAGGAGGATAATGTGACTTATTTGTGATAAAATGTCCAAATGTGAAGCCTTATGAAGACTTCGACACTAGGCTAGACAGACAGTTTTTGGTACCTCCAACAGAGAAGCTGCAGAACAATGGTCAAGATACTGAAATTCTCATGGATGAACTCAGGACTAACCTTGACCACGGCTTGAGAGTACCTGAAGCTACTCCCCAAGTCTGGTCAGGGAAATCTGGTATTGGCTCCTTTCACTTCTCTAAAATGATTGAAGCTTATGATTAGGTTTAAGAGAAAAAGCTATATAATTGTTACTTCAAATGAAATTCTAGGAGGAGACAGCATACACTCCTTTCCAGGATCAGTATCTGAACATGGTCTTTCGTCGAATTCAGGCGGTGATAAAGGAAGGTAATACAATTTGCCTCTTACCAAATCAGTTAAATGACAAACAGAAACCATGTAAACAGCTTGTTTCAGCTTTCAAGGAATGACATAAGAATTTGTTCTTGTTAAACAATTTGTGGTTGATTGATGCTTCAGAAATATTTACAGGATCTCAAAGAAAAGACATTCATCATCTGGAAATGGCAGTGCAGGCCTTAAGCCAGTGGCTGAGAATGCAAAATTCAAGTTAGCTAGGGTGTCTGAAGTTGGTGATCCTACACCTGATCAAGGTATATATTACTTGTGTAAGGTTTCCATATAATAATGGAAAGAGCCTAGCTATAGTGTTATGCTCTATTCTTGATCTATTTAGCATATATGTTGGCTTCATACGTTTCTTTTCAGAGCTACTTGTGGAAACAGGACCCACACAAACACAAGCAAACATCGATCATCCTAATGAGAAGATAGGGGATTCAATCCAAGCGTATGAAACTCTTTGAGTCGAGAAAATTATTAATCACCATTTTAATAGCAATTTTTTGTAATAATAACGCACACTTCCTGCTTTTGAATGTGAGCAGGCACATGAAAGCACATTTCAGCACACCTGGAGCTCCTGCTGGAATGACCAGGAAATCAGCAGCGCAGTTATTCTATCACACTCTTGGTATTTATTCATAGTCCTCAAATTTACCTTTTACATTAGAAATATTTTTTATCACTAATTAACATATCATAACATCCCAAGCTCCAATATCTGTTCTAAGTTTAACTCTGTTGTGCTTAGTGCTTGTTACCGGCGATGCGCTGAGAGGTGAGCAAAAAGAGCCCTATGGGGACATTCTCATCTCTAGAGGGTAAAAAATGTGATTAAGGTTTGGTTTTCCTCCTCAGTTATGGCGTTTCTGAAAATTTGCTTCCTCTCATTTGAAGTCTTGAACCTAAAGAGCATTGCTTATGTAGTTTCTTTTCCTTAACAGCAGGTGGCATTGAACGTTTTATTTAGTAAACGATAGCAAGCCCTCATATGCAATCATGAGTTGCAATGTGATAATCCTTCTAAAGTGGTTTGCTTATCCGTTTCATTAGTCTTTGTAAATTGTAATGTCAATTTTAAATTGTTTACAAAAGTTTTTGTAAACGGACTTAGACGTCTCTTGgatgattttatatttttattggtCTTCTGCATAGTAGCTTCATTCGGGTACAATGCATTGTTGACAATGCTATCTTGACCCAAAAATTGTTTActcaataaatatttataaatattgaCATTTGGTGACATCTGAATTTTACTTTTGCATggtttttatttgtatttttcaATTTCATGAAGAAAACAACCACACACCTTATAAAAGAAGGAATAATATTTACTTCACACTCCAAAAAAGTGTGAATTGAACTacaaagaagagagagatacgaagaaagaaaaaaaaagaaactaagagatatgattgaaaaaagaagaaaaaaaataaaacatgaaaGAAGTAgaggtgtgaatgaatcaaaattGTAAAAGATATATTACGGAACACTCACGGCCAGGGCCCAGGGGCACTAAGACACTAGCACATCATATATAGAAACttcctaattttctttttcGTTGGTGGACTTCAAAGTTCAAAGTCCATTTTTGCGTGGGCCAAGGACCAAGCCTATACCACAAAACTGGACTCAAGAAGAAACCAATTTGGAGTGCATACATTACAATGTCATGAACATGGTCAAAAGTCAAAACCCTGTTAGTTCAGGGTCTAAGTGTATGTTTAGATTCCACTTGAGTACAAAGTTTTCCATTACTTTTTATCTTGCATGTTACTATCTGTCTGCATCAAAGGATATCTAAACATAATCAACAGAGGTAATTTTTCTGATAATCACATATTAATGTATACATTCTACAGACTCCACACATCAATTTGAACAGTAACAAAGTTCATTTTAACACACAAAAATGTCAGCAGCAATTAATATACTAATTTTCCCTCATATATAACAAGAAACTTCTGTGTTCTGTCAAGATCAGTGCTCAAAATTGCTGCATTAGATCCACAAACAACTATACAATTTGAACCCAGAAGACAGtaacttgagaaaaaaaaattaacaaaatcaatgtGTACAGAGACATGAGCACTCAAACAGGTAAAAATCAATATAAAAATCAAGTGGTGttaaatactttaaagttgttCTTGTGATAACtattaaataaaaactcctcAACTTCTCCTCTGCTATGTCAATTAAAAGGGCTAAGATTCATAAGGATACACATCCGCATAGCTAGATTAGAAATCCAAAATTTACACAAGGATGTACAACAACATACAGAGGCAAAAAGTTAATGTCCTCCAaaaaggaccaaaaccaaaagATACATTATATGAAGTACTAAATACAAATGCAGTCATCTAGAAATAAATAACTTTCATAGCTACTAACGAGAAtaaaaattacataaataaaaGTTCACAGACCAAAACCACAAGATACATTATATGTAGTTCTTTatatataagaaagaaaaaaacaaatgcaGTCATCTAGGAACATGAATAATTTGAAGATCACAGGTTGCAGAGCTCCTTGGGCATGAGTCCAATTCTTTTCTCATTTGAAGAATTCTCTTATTACGCATGCCAGGCCAACTGAAAATTGTCAAAGCACATAACAATGTTGCATTTTGCATAACAAACTTGGCAAATGTAACCTGACGTTTTGAGCCTGTACAATTTTTAAGACAGCATGTCCTGAGCTGTGAAGAAAAGCATTTAGGAACAACATTTGTGCTTGGCCAAACCTCTATAGAGAGGTCACATAGGTTTTGAAGGACAACTGTTTGCAGTTGAGGGCAATGATGGAGCATATCAAGCACAAATTTCCAATCAACTTGGCCTCCGAATTTGAGCTCCATGTGAATTAAATTGGGAAATAGAGGAGTGTCTAACTGCAAGAGTTATAAAGAGAAGTGATCAGAAAACATATAACAAACTAAAATCATTCATTCATTCTCCTTTTCCAAATACAACATACCTTGTCTAAGCCCAGAATCAGATTaatagaataataataatatcctGGAAAATATTTTGTCATCTTCGCGAGAGAAATATTTGCTCTGACACACTTTGATAAACTGGTAGTAACTTTGCCCTTATATGAAGGGTCAAGATGATAATGATAAATAGATATATCCTTTGCCTGAAAATCTTCAAGAGACGCAGCACACCCATTAAGAAGCTCGATAAAATGTTGTCTCTTGAAAAAATGGATTCTGTTCAAATCCAGAACTTTGAGTGAGGGAAGGTGAACAACAAGAGAAGAAAATGCATCAGTAACAGTTGCATTACACAACTTAAGAACAACAAGAGTTGTGATTGTGAAAACGGTGCAGGGCACGTTGGTTCCAAGGGGGACAGAGATTTCGAGGTTGTGAACTTTGAGGTCTCTTGCAGCTTTTAACCATGTCTGGGAAATTGGGGACACGAGAATGAGACAAAGCGTTTTGATGGGTTGGTGAATTCCTCGGCCGAGAATGGCGGCGTTTACGAGTTGTATGAAGGAATAAGACGATCGCCACCGTCCAAGAAATCTATCCTCGCTAATGTCGAGATTGGGGAGTGAATACCTGAGGGATCTCCACCTCTTCGACACGAGACTTGCGGCGAAAACATCTTCAATTGGAAGAAATGAGAGAATGTGACAGAGAAGTTCATCTGGCAAATCACTAATCCTAGTAGCCGCCGCCAACCAAAactgcttcttcatcttcagaaAAATGGAAGAGAGCCCTCCTCCCATTATCGCCGCCGCACCACAGCCGTGCCGGGCTGCGCTGTCAAGGTGTGGATTTCTTTTGGCTTTCATCTTATCTAATAGCCAGCCTGAAACGTACACGTTATAAAGAAAGACAAGAGGCAGATATGATATGATAGGAACAAGCAAATATATATGAATAACATACCTAAGCAGCGTAGAGAGGAGGGTCGTACAAGCCGTCGCCGGTGGAGAGAGGAGGTCGCCGAGATGAACAGTGTCAGCGGGAGGAGGAGGGTTACGATGTTCAGCCAAGGAGAAAGTTAGGGTTCAAAATCCTTTCTCTGATAGTACGTACGTACTGTGTAGTAGTGTTAGGGGTTTGGGGGtttctattttttaattagTAGCCATGAACCGTCCACAATTATGGTTGCCACCCCTTGTTTTGATCGGTTATAGTAGATTaacacatcttttttttaaaaaaaattattatatgttaaatattttttaaaaaatatgtattgACCTTATAACATGTCAATATAAATgatgtaaaattacaccacttaaaaagtggtgcatattaggggtCACCTTTTTTTAATTTACTATTTAATAACTACGAGTTCAATCTTGGTTCAACTTCGGTTTTAAAAACCTTGGTTCACAATGCAGAATCCTGTCTAGGGTTTCACAGGGTTGAATTGAATTTGTATCTAAGCTTAAATGTTTTAAGCCCCAAACTATTTGAAGATTAATCAAATTGGGTCTTCTAAATTGTTTTTATCAAATTAAgtgtcttatttttttttcaaattaggtCCAAATGACTATTCAGTGGGTATGTGTCACTGATTTTGCACAATCAGCCCTGACacgtttattttattattattttaaattaaattaaatttaaaaaacataacaccccaaaaaaaattatcattatctTGTCAATGGAACTATATCATCTATATAactatatttatatgtatatcTATATTTATTCCAGCTATGAACATTATGAGAGggggtagtacccaaagtgtagAGAGATTACACTGGAGAGAGAgtgttagagagagagagagtaactgaatttcatgtgttatttctcTAATTAGCCAAGAGTCCCtcacaattggtaaccgtcacATATTTATAGGTATAGGGGCTGGGCCCGTGCGCTGGCTAATCCTAAGTGGCCCGGTTGGGCCGTGCGGCCAAGGCCCAGTATGAAGGCCAAGTGACCGCCGAAGGGCGGGTAACCCCTGGGTGTCGCCCCtataggggctcgcccagtccaccagtccacaagacactggGGTCGAGACACGAGAGTCAGGTGTGTCTTTAAGAACGAAATAACCTAATTCTAATTTTGCTTTCAAGTCATTTGCTAAATCAAGGTCACCAACATGGCGTTCAAACACTTAGGGAAAAACGGCCAACATGGCGCTTAAGTATGCTAAGAAAGTGGCCAACATGGCGCTCAAAGTGCGCCCAGGGCGAACGCCCTTGGAATCCCAAGTCCACGAGTCCACAGGTCCACAAGTCCACATGTCCACAAGTCCTCAAGCCACGCTTTAGGCGGGTCAGTTTCCTTGCCAAAATGTCGATCATAATGTGCTTGCTTCGTCGAGCACCGCGACACGTTGCAAAAGGGCGAGACCACGCACCCCTTCAAATCTCAACTGCTATTTCTCGAAACGTCACCCCACGTCCCATTAAATGTCAAATCATGTGTGGTAACTTCCCTCATTGACCCGCTTGTTGTTCCCAAGGTAATCATTTGCTTCCGTAATTATGGGTCACGTTTCCCCACCTTCTCCACGCAACCCCCACGTGCTCCATGTTAACCGTCACCCtgtgcctataaaaaccctgcTTCCCCATCATTTTCCCTTTCTGAAACCCCTCTTCACCTCCTTAATCTCTTCAAGTAAATCTCCGGCGAACTCTTGCTCCAGCACCGTCGCTATTCATCCTTTCCTCTACCTTTTGTTCACTTCTCATTCCAGTGAGTCCTCCTTTCTTTCCTCTTGTGCATTGTTGTGttcctttcaaatttcaaatctcTGTTTTTCCTTACTTAATTCACCAAGCTCCCGTGACTCTTACCACCGTCGGACTCCTCTGCTACCGGCGATTTCCGTTTAGACGTTTCAGAGGTCGAAGCCTTCCGGCTTAAGACCTTTGAAACCCACTCCTCTGTTATCAAATAGGCTCCCCCTCAGTCAGCCATCGACCAAGCCTCCGTGTATACTTATTCCGACGCGGTGGTTGACCTCATTGCTGAGGTCGATGGGTTGTGTTACGAGGAGAACCTCAACTCGAAACTCTGCGCAGCGCCTTGCAAAGAAGGTGACCGCCCTTGGTTCCATAAGGAAGACGGCGACATAGCTCGCTACCACTTCTTTTTCGTCTATGAGTACCTTTTTACCGAGTTGGGAATCAAATTCCCATTCTCGCCTTTATTTTACTCCATCCTTGCCGACATCAACACAGCCCCCAACCAACTGCATCCAAACGCTTGGGCGTTCATGCGCTGTTTCGAGATCCTGTGCGACGCCATCCAAATAACCCTGTCGCCCGTCCACTTCTTCTACCTATATGATGTGGATGCAGAGTCTCTGAAAGCCAAGGGGTGGATTTCCCTAAAGGCTTGCCCCGACCGTAAGTGCCTCAACCCCTTCAAGAGCAACACCAAAACTGGCTTCGCCCGCAGATACCTCAGGGTGGCGGTTCACCACGCCTACCTGAAACTTTTCACTTTGAGGGACGAGACCGTCCGCTTCCCCCTCTATTGGACGGAGAAAACAAACGGCATTGTCGATCCCCCAGATGATTCTCTAACTGCCAAAGATAAAAACATCATCAGCTTCTTCGCCCAACTTCCCGTCCTTGATTGCTCCAAAGTAATTGAGGGCGCCAAGCACTCAAAACCCGCAAATACCTAGGTCGCTACCCCTTGAGCCATGCATTTTAACGTCCTTCGCCgacattttcatttttccactATCTTTCCTCATTATGTTACTAACGCCCCATTGTGTTTGATTGTTTATGCAGAAGATATGAAATTCAcaaacgccgagctcctgaaagcTGCGGAAAGAAGAGTCGCCCGGTTTCCCCCAACCTTCAACACTGAGGGCCTGAAAAAGAAAGGCGAAGGGGACCAGGCTCCCCAGAAAAAGAAGCGCAATGAACGGGAAGGTGACAACGGAGGAAACCAGGCCTCGCAAGAAGAAAATGACCAGGGCCACTCCGTCCGACCCTGGTGAAACTGCTCGCCAAGAGGAGAAAACCCCAAGTCCTCTCCTCGCCAATCCGAAGAGGCCACCACTCATACATCTACTCAGCATCACCAACTCCACCGCCTACTCATCATGCGACCAACTCACCAGCCCACTAAGACCAGCTACCAACGCCGAAAACCAACACCACCCCTAACCCCTCTCAACAAGGGGTAGGATCTCAAGAGAAAAGTACCCCAGCTGGGGGCGAAAAAGAAGGCTTTTCGGACCGCCCCCAGGTTCTTCGTCATGTCGCCGACCCTGTTGACTTCTTGCTCTCTGGTATCAACAGCGAGTATCTTGAGAGCGAGATTTTCAACAAAGGGGTCAATGAGGCGGGCCAAGAGTGCATGGCGTCGCTTCTTCATGTCGGCTGAATTTTTGCACACGCCTTCAAGAAGTATGGGGCCGCCGTCGCCGACGCCGAGAAGCTCAAGGCAGAGAATGTCGAGCTCCAACTTTCCAATTCTCAATGGAACGTGAGGTTTGACAAGCTGCTAACAAGCGCGGCCAAGGAGAAAATTGAGCTGGAGAATAAGCTCAACACGATGGGCATTCATATCGGTGAGGTCCAAGTTGACTTGGCCAATCGAGTTGCGGAAATTGCCGAGCTCGATGGAGCGCTGAAGGAGCATGAGGAGAATGCCATGCATGCGCAACAATACCTGGCCGCCAAGGATGAAGTTCTCGCCTCTAAGGAGTCAGAACTTAACTCCTTAAGGACAGAGCTTGAGGcgaaggagaaagagcttgctgaagagaaaaagaaagccATCGAGGCTAGGGAGCCTGCCGTGGATGCCGCCTACGCGCATCGCGAGGAAGGGTTCTACCTCGCCAA
This window harbors:
- the LOC130714210 gene encoding F-box/FBD/LRR-repeat protein At5g56420-like, producing the protein MKAKRNPHLDSAARHGCGAAAIMGGGLSSIFLKMKKQFWLAAATRISDLPDELLCHILSFLPIEDVFAASLVSKRWRSLRYSLPNLDISEDRFLGRWRSSYSFIQLVNAAILGRGIHQPIKTLCLILVSPISQTWLKAARDLKVHNLEISVPLGTNVPCTVFTITTLVVLKLCNATVTDAFSSLVVHLPSLKVLDLNRIHFFKRQHFIELLNGCAASLEDFQAKDISIYHYHLDPSYKGKVTTSLSKCVRANISLAKMTKYFPGYYYYSINLILGLDKLDTPLFPNLIHMELKFGGQVDWKFVLDMLHHCPQLQTVVLQNLCDLSIEVWPSTNVVPKCFSSQLRTCCLKNCTGSKRQVTFAKFVMQNATLLCALTIFSWPGMRNKRILQMRKELDSCPRSSATCDLQIIHVPR
- the LOC130715179 gene encoding sister chromatid cohesion 1 protein 1-like isoform X1 — translated: MKLPPVVLACNLFTAENKEIYYPAPLLDLWIKSTQPPHNSPSERNPTHYPPEPSFSSPPAGPNEDLMPYEDFDTRLDRQFLVPPTEKLQNNGQDTEILMDELRTNLDHGLRVPEATPQVWSGKSGGDSIHSFPGSVSEHGLSSNSGGDKGRNIYRISKKRHSSSGNGSAGLKPVAENAKFKLARVSEVGDPTPDQELLVETGPTQTQANIDHPNEKIGDSIQAHMKAHFSTPGAPAGMTRKSAAQLFYHTLVLVTGDALRGEQKEPYGDILISRG
- the LOC130715179 gene encoding sister chromatid cohesion 1 protein 1-like isoform X2, encoding MKLPPVVLACNLFTAENKEIYYPAPLLDLWIKSTQPPHNSPSERNPTHYPPEPSFSSPPAGPNEDLMPYEDFDTRLDRQFLVPPTEKLQNNGQDTEILMDELRTNLDHGLRVPEATPQVWSGKSGGDSIHSFPGSVSEHGLSSNSGGDKGRISKKRHSSSGNGSAGLKPVAENAKFKLARVSEVGDPTPDQELLVETGPTQTQANIDHPNEKIGDSIQAHMKAHFSTPGAPAGMTRKSAAQLFYHTLVLVTGDALRGEQKEPYGDILISRG